In one Brienomyrus brachyistius isolate T26 chromosome 7, BBRACH_0.4, whole genome shotgun sequence genomic region, the following are encoded:
- the LOC125746029 gene encoding ral guanine nucleotide dissociation stimulator-like isoform X1, protein MVYLMGMQSEAHSVKSGSPDAMFDASTWRIRSIWDGVKLEVAGEASPVVLHSFTQLDPDLPLLENSTQEIGEEVEDGAIYTITLRKVQMHHTATKGQRWLGVESESALSLYETCKVRTIKAGTLDRLVEYMVSAFRGNDSTYVTIFLCTYRSFATTKQVLDLLLNRYAKLQHLPGAEGPRVTHDERTELKNTISSILGAWLDQYSEDFWKPPEYSCLRHLIAYLHLNFPGSDLERRACNLLAQFHRRQVCTPETEGSGLFSVTHGVSLLPPSGRARAVLEQAACPFAMLEENGFEDERPDFLTFDPVLVAEQFTLMDAELFKKVVPYHCLGSIWSQRDKKGKEHLAPTIRATVAQFNCVTNCVIATCLGDRTLKPAQRAKVVERWIEVARECRILKNFSSLRAILSALQCNPVYRLKRTWDEVSRENFRIFHELSEIFSDENNHSLSRELLIKEGTSKFATLEINPKRAQKRQQQQRDLSVMQGTIPYLGTFLTDLVMMDTAMKDYLDGGLINFEKRRKEFEVIAQIKLLQLACNNYNFTRDVHFREWFTGVEKLTEAESYSQSCEIEPLSESASNTLKAKKNTGIIKRWSDRQPASTEASCSSVASSHSKSFDQLRYGPLLGGTGGSGTGGDGGDSLSVTSAGSSSSDVEEISVSFTSDSPDAHEKKTSTPSVKHSSSTLGREGAIPNLAPTFWESTLLSSLDTSGLGSGSGSGSSSASSSSVSSTPVAASRSHKRSVSGVSSYSSLSLPLYNQQADDCCIIRVSLDVDNGNMYKSILVTSQDKTPAVIRKAMVKHNLDRERPEDYELLQKISEEKELKIPDNANVFYAMNSTANYDFVLKKRGFARGGRAKHVASSTLPRMKQKGLKITKGIF, encoded by the exons AACTCAACCCAGGAGATTGGAGAGGAGGTAGAAGATGGTGCCATTTACACCATCACCCTTCGGAAGGTGCAGATGCACCACACAGCCACCAAGGGGCAGCGCTGGCTGGGCGTGGAGTCTGAGTCGGCGCTCAGCCTGTACGAGACGTGCAAGGTGCGCACCATCAAGGCGGGCACACTGGACAGGCTGGTGGAGTACATGGTGTCCGCCTTCCGGGGAAATGACTCCACCTACGTCACCATCTTCCTCTGCACCTACCGCTCCTTCGCCACTACTAAGCAGGTCCTGGACCTGCTGCTGAACAG ATACGCCAAACTGCAGCACCTTCCCGGGGCAGAGGGGCCCAGAGTAACCCACGACGAGCGCACCGAGCTCAAGAA CACCATCTCGTCCATCCTGGGTGCCTGGCTGGACCAGTACTCTGAGGACTTCTGGAAGCCGCCGGAGTACAGCTGCCTGCGGCACCTCATCGCGTACCTGCACCTTAACTTTCCCGGGTCTGACCTGGAGCGGCGCGCCTGCAACCTGCTGGCCCAGTTCCACAGACGGCAGGTCTGCACCCCGGAGACGGAGG GGTCAGGGCTGTTCTCGGTGACTCATGGTGTCTCGCTGCTGCCCCCCTCTGGCCGTGCACGTGCAGTGCTGGAGCAGGCCGCCTGCCCCTTCGCCATGCTGGAGGAGAACGGCTTCGAGGACGAGCGGCCCGACttcctgacctttgacccggtGCTGGTGGCGGAGCAGTTCACACTCATGGATGCG gagctgTTTAAGAAGGTGGTGCCCTACCACTGCCTGGGCAGCATCTGGTCCCAGCGGGACAAAAAGGGCAAGGAGCACCTGGCCCCCACCATCCGGGCCACGGTGGCCCAGTTCAACTGCGTCACCAACTGCGTCATCGCCACCTGCCTCGGCGACCGGACGCTGAAGCCCGCGCAGCGCGCCAAGGTGGTGGAGCGCTGGATCGAGGTGGCCAGG GAGTGCCGCATTCTGAAGAACTTCTCCTCACTGCGAGCCATCCTCTCGGCCCTGCAGTGCAACCCCGTGTACCGGCTGAAGCGGACCTGGGACGAGGTGTCCAG GGAAAACTTCCGCATATTCCACGAGCTGTCTGAGATCTTCTCGGATGAGAACAACCACTCCCTCAGCCGGGAGCTGCTCATCAAG GAAGGGACCTCGAAGTTTGCCACCTTGGAGATCAACCCTAAACGGGCTCAGAAGAGGCAACAGCAGCAGAGGGATttg AGCGTGATGCAGGGCACCATCCCGTACCTGGGGACCTTCCTTACAGACCTAGTCATGATGGACACGGCCATGAAGGACTACCTGGAT GGTGGCCTGATCAACTTCGAGAAGAGAAGAAAG GAGTTTGAGGTCATCGCCCAGATTAAGCTGCTACAGCTGGCCTGTAACAACTACAACTTCACACGGGACGTACACTTCAGGGAGTGGTTCACGGGGGTGGAGAAGCTCACAGAGGCAGAGAG CTACAGCCAGTCCTGCGAGATCGAGCCGCTGTCAGAGTCGGCCAGCAACACGCTGAAGGCCAAGAAGAACACGGGCATCATCAAACGCTGGAGCGA ccgGCAGCCTGCCAGCACAGAGGCCAGCTGCAGCAGCGTCGCCAGCTCCCATTCCAAGTCCTTCGACCAGCTGCGCTACGGGCCCCTGCTGGGGGGCACGGGCGGCTCGGGGACCGGCGGCGACGGCGGCGACTCCCTCAGCGTCACCTCAGCCGGCTCCAGCAGCTCTGACGTGGAGGAGATCAGCGTCAGCTTCACGTCCGACTCGCCGGACGCCCACGAGAAGAAG ACGTCCACGCCTTCAGTAAAACATTCCAGTTCTACACTGGGGAGGGAAGGTGCCATCCCTAACCTCGCACCCACG ttcTGGGAGTCCACCTTGCTGTCATCCCTGGATACTTCGGGGCTGGGATCCGGCTCCGGCTCGGGCTCCAGCAGCGCCTCTTCGTCCTCGGTGTCGTCCACACCGGTGGCGGCCTCCCGCTCCCACAAGCGCTCTGTATCGGGTGTGTCCAGCTATTCGTCGCTCTCACTGCCCCTCTACAACCAGCAGGCAGACGACTGCTGCATCATCCGCGTCAGTCTGGATGTGGACAATGGCAACATGTACAAGAGCATCCTG GTCACCAGTCAGGATAAGACCCCAGCAGTGATCAGGAAGGCTATGGTCAAACACAACCTGGACCGTGAGCGACCAGAGGACTATGAACTGCTGCAGAAGATCTCAGAGGAGAAAG AGCTGAAGATCCCAGACAACGCCAACGTCTTCTACGCCATGAACTCGACGGCCAACTACGACTTTGTGCTGAAGAAGCGTGGCTTCGCCCGCGGCGGGCGTGCCAAGCACGTGGCCAGCTCCACCCTGCCGCGTATGAAGCAGAAGGGCTTAAAAATCACGAAAGGCATCTTCTAA
- the LOC125746029 gene encoding ral guanine nucleotide dissociation stimulator-like isoform X3, with the protein MKQASMRLQRVKLHSACVCLWVCWRELNQQRYPLPPTECQDGTNSTQEIGEEVEDGAIYTITLRKVQMHHTATKGQRWLGVESESALSLYETCKVRTIKAGTLDRLVEYMVSAFRGNDSTYVTIFLCTYRSFATTKQVLDLLLNRYAKLQHLPGAEGPRVTHDERTELKNTISSILGAWLDQYSEDFWKPPEYSCLRHLIAYLHLNFPGSDLERRACNLLAQFHRRQVCTPETEGSGLFSVTHGVSLLPPSGRARAVLEQAACPFAMLEENGFEDERPDFLTFDPVLVAEQFTLMDAELFKKVVPYHCLGSIWSQRDKKGKEHLAPTIRATVAQFNCVTNCVIATCLGDRTLKPAQRAKVVERWIEVARECRILKNFSSLRAILSALQCNPVYRLKRTWDEVSRENFRIFHELSEIFSDENNHSLSRELLIKEGTSKFATLEINPKRAQKRQQQQRDLSVMQGTIPYLGTFLTDLVMMDTAMKDYLDGGLINFEKRRKEFEVIAQIKLLQLACNNYNFTRDVHFREWFTGVEKLTEAESYSQSCEIEPLSESASNTLKAKKNTGIIKRWSDRQPASTEASCSSVASSHSKSFDQLRYGPLLGGTGGSGTGGDGGDSLSVTSAGSSSSDVEEISVSFTSDSPDAHEKKTSTPSVKHSSSTLGREGAIPNLAPTFWESTLLSSLDTSGLGSGSGSGSSSASSSSVSSTPVAASRSHKRSVSGVSSYSSLSLPLYNQQADDCCIIRVSLDVDNGNMYKSILVTSQDKTPAVIRKAMVKHNLDRERPEDYELLQKISEEKELKIPDNANVFYAMNSTANYDFVLKKRGFARGGRAKHVASSTLPRMKQKGLKITKGIF; encoded by the exons AACTCAACCCAGGAGATTGGAGAGGAGGTAGAAGATGGTGCCATTTACACCATCACCCTTCGGAAGGTGCAGATGCACCACACAGCCACCAAGGGGCAGCGCTGGCTGGGCGTGGAGTCTGAGTCGGCGCTCAGCCTGTACGAGACGTGCAAGGTGCGCACCATCAAGGCGGGCACACTGGACAGGCTGGTGGAGTACATGGTGTCCGCCTTCCGGGGAAATGACTCCACCTACGTCACCATCTTCCTCTGCACCTACCGCTCCTTCGCCACTACTAAGCAGGTCCTGGACCTGCTGCTGAACAG ATACGCCAAACTGCAGCACCTTCCCGGGGCAGAGGGGCCCAGAGTAACCCACGACGAGCGCACCGAGCTCAAGAA CACCATCTCGTCCATCCTGGGTGCCTGGCTGGACCAGTACTCTGAGGACTTCTGGAAGCCGCCGGAGTACAGCTGCCTGCGGCACCTCATCGCGTACCTGCACCTTAACTTTCCCGGGTCTGACCTGGAGCGGCGCGCCTGCAACCTGCTGGCCCAGTTCCACAGACGGCAGGTCTGCACCCCGGAGACGGAGG GGTCAGGGCTGTTCTCGGTGACTCATGGTGTCTCGCTGCTGCCCCCCTCTGGCCGTGCACGTGCAGTGCTGGAGCAGGCCGCCTGCCCCTTCGCCATGCTGGAGGAGAACGGCTTCGAGGACGAGCGGCCCGACttcctgacctttgacccggtGCTGGTGGCGGAGCAGTTCACACTCATGGATGCG gagctgTTTAAGAAGGTGGTGCCCTACCACTGCCTGGGCAGCATCTGGTCCCAGCGGGACAAAAAGGGCAAGGAGCACCTGGCCCCCACCATCCGGGCCACGGTGGCCCAGTTCAACTGCGTCACCAACTGCGTCATCGCCACCTGCCTCGGCGACCGGACGCTGAAGCCCGCGCAGCGCGCCAAGGTGGTGGAGCGCTGGATCGAGGTGGCCAGG GAGTGCCGCATTCTGAAGAACTTCTCCTCACTGCGAGCCATCCTCTCGGCCCTGCAGTGCAACCCCGTGTACCGGCTGAAGCGGACCTGGGACGAGGTGTCCAG GGAAAACTTCCGCATATTCCACGAGCTGTCTGAGATCTTCTCGGATGAGAACAACCACTCCCTCAGCCGGGAGCTGCTCATCAAG GAAGGGACCTCGAAGTTTGCCACCTTGGAGATCAACCCTAAACGGGCTCAGAAGAGGCAACAGCAGCAGAGGGATttg AGCGTGATGCAGGGCACCATCCCGTACCTGGGGACCTTCCTTACAGACCTAGTCATGATGGACACGGCCATGAAGGACTACCTGGAT GGTGGCCTGATCAACTTCGAGAAGAGAAGAAAG GAGTTTGAGGTCATCGCCCAGATTAAGCTGCTACAGCTGGCCTGTAACAACTACAACTTCACACGGGACGTACACTTCAGGGAGTGGTTCACGGGGGTGGAGAAGCTCACAGAGGCAGAGAG CTACAGCCAGTCCTGCGAGATCGAGCCGCTGTCAGAGTCGGCCAGCAACACGCTGAAGGCCAAGAAGAACACGGGCATCATCAAACGCTGGAGCGA ccgGCAGCCTGCCAGCACAGAGGCCAGCTGCAGCAGCGTCGCCAGCTCCCATTCCAAGTCCTTCGACCAGCTGCGCTACGGGCCCCTGCTGGGGGGCACGGGCGGCTCGGGGACCGGCGGCGACGGCGGCGACTCCCTCAGCGTCACCTCAGCCGGCTCCAGCAGCTCTGACGTGGAGGAGATCAGCGTCAGCTTCACGTCCGACTCGCCGGACGCCCACGAGAAGAAG ACGTCCACGCCTTCAGTAAAACATTCCAGTTCTACACTGGGGAGGGAAGGTGCCATCCCTAACCTCGCACCCACG ttcTGGGAGTCCACCTTGCTGTCATCCCTGGATACTTCGGGGCTGGGATCCGGCTCCGGCTCGGGCTCCAGCAGCGCCTCTTCGTCCTCGGTGTCGTCCACACCGGTGGCGGCCTCCCGCTCCCACAAGCGCTCTGTATCGGGTGTGTCCAGCTATTCGTCGCTCTCACTGCCCCTCTACAACCAGCAGGCAGACGACTGCTGCATCATCCGCGTCAGTCTGGATGTGGACAATGGCAACATGTACAAGAGCATCCTG GTCACCAGTCAGGATAAGACCCCAGCAGTGATCAGGAAGGCTATGGTCAAACACAACCTGGACCGTGAGCGACCAGAGGACTATGAACTGCTGCAGAAGATCTCAGAGGAGAAAG AGCTGAAGATCCCAGACAACGCCAACGTCTTCTACGCCATGAACTCGACGGCCAACTACGACTTTGTGCTGAAGAAGCGTGGCTTCGCCCGCGGCGGGCGTGCCAAGCACGTGGCCAGCTCCACCCTGCCGCGTATGAAGCAGAAGGGCTTAAAAATCACGAAAGGCATCTTCTAA
- the LOC125746029 gene encoding ral guanine nucleotide dissociation stimulator-like isoform X4, producing MVYLMGMQSEAHSVKSGSPDAMFDASTWRIRSIWDGVKLEVAGEASPVVLHSFTQLDPDLPLLENSTQEIGEEVEDGAIYTITLRKVQMHHTATKGQRWLGVESESALSLYETCKVRTIKAGTLDRLVEYMVSAFRGNDSTYVTIFLCTYRSFATTKQVLDLLLNRYAKLQHLPGAEGPRVTHDERTELKNTISSILGAWLDQYSEDFWKPPEYSCLRHLIAYLHLNFPGSDLERRACNLLAQFHRRQVCTPETEVLEQAACPFAMLEENGFEDERPDFLTFDPVLVAEQFTLMDAELFKKVVPYHCLGSIWSQRDKKGKEHLAPTIRATVAQFNCVTNCVIATCLGDRTLKPAQRAKVVERWIEVARECRILKNFSSLRAILSALQCNPVYRLKRTWDEVSRENFRIFHELSEIFSDENNHSLSRELLIKEGTSKFATLEINPKRAQKRQQQQRDLSVMQGTIPYLGTFLTDLVMMDTAMKDYLDGGLINFEKRRKEFEVIAQIKLLQLACNNYNFTRDVHFREWFTGVEKLTEAESYSQSCEIEPLSESASNTLKAKKNTGIIKRWSDRQPASTEASCSSVASSHSKSFDQLRYGPLLGGTGGSGTGGDGGDSLSVTSAGSSSSDVEEISVSFTSDSPDAHEKKTSTPSVKHSSSTLGREGAIPNLAPTFWESTLLSSLDTSGLGSGSGSGSSSASSSSVSSTPVAASRSHKRSVSGVSSYSSLSLPLYNQQADDCCIIRVSLDVDNGNMYKSILVTSQDKTPAVIRKAMVKHNLDRERPEDYELLQKISEEKELKIPDNANVFYAMNSTANYDFVLKKRGFARGGRAKHVASSTLPRMKQKGLKITKGIF from the exons AACTCAACCCAGGAGATTGGAGAGGAGGTAGAAGATGGTGCCATTTACACCATCACCCTTCGGAAGGTGCAGATGCACCACACAGCCACCAAGGGGCAGCGCTGGCTGGGCGTGGAGTCTGAGTCGGCGCTCAGCCTGTACGAGACGTGCAAGGTGCGCACCATCAAGGCGGGCACACTGGACAGGCTGGTGGAGTACATGGTGTCCGCCTTCCGGGGAAATGACTCCACCTACGTCACCATCTTCCTCTGCACCTACCGCTCCTTCGCCACTACTAAGCAGGTCCTGGACCTGCTGCTGAACAG ATACGCCAAACTGCAGCACCTTCCCGGGGCAGAGGGGCCCAGAGTAACCCACGACGAGCGCACCGAGCTCAAGAA CACCATCTCGTCCATCCTGGGTGCCTGGCTGGACCAGTACTCTGAGGACTTCTGGAAGCCGCCGGAGTACAGCTGCCTGCGGCACCTCATCGCGTACCTGCACCTTAACTTTCCCGGGTCTGACCTGGAGCGGCGCGCCTGCAACCTGCTGGCCCAGTTCCACAGACGGCAGGTCTGCACCCCGGAGACGGAGG TGCTGGAGCAGGCCGCCTGCCCCTTCGCCATGCTGGAGGAGAACGGCTTCGAGGACGAGCGGCCCGACttcctgacctttgacccggtGCTGGTGGCGGAGCAGTTCACACTCATGGATGCG gagctgTTTAAGAAGGTGGTGCCCTACCACTGCCTGGGCAGCATCTGGTCCCAGCGGGACAAAAAGGGCAAGGAGCACCTGGCCCCCACCATCCGGGCCACGGTGGCCCAGTTCAACTGCGTCACCAACTGCGTCATCGCCACCTGCCTCGGCGACCGGACGCTGAAGCCCGCGCAGCGCGCCAAGGTGGTGGAGCGCTGGATCGAGGTGGCCAGG GAGTGCCGCATTCTGAAGAACTTCTCCTCACTGCGAGCCATCCTCTCGGCCCTGCAGTGCAACCCCGTGTACCGGCTGAAGCGGACCTGGGACGAGGTGTCCAG GGAAAACTTCCGCATATTCCACGAGCTGTCTGAGATCTTCTCGGATGAGAACAACCACTCCCTCAGCCGGGAGCTGCTCATCAAG GAAGGGACCTCGAAGTTTGCCACCTTGGAGATCAACCCTAAACGGGCTCAGAAGAGGCAACAGCAGCAGAGGGATttg AGCGTGATGCAGGGCACCATCCCGTACCTGGGGACCTTCCTTACAGACCTAGTCATGATGGACACGGCCATGAAGGACTACCTGGAT GGTGGCCTGATCAACTTCGAGAAGAGAAGAAAG GAGTTTGAGGTCATCGCCCAGATTAAGCTGCTACAGCTGGCCTGTAACAACTACAACTTCACACGGGACGTACACTTCAGGGAGTGGTTCACGGGGGTGGAGAAGCTCACAGAGGCAGAGAG CTACAGCCAGTCCTGCGAGATCGAGCCGCTGTCAGAGTCGGCCAGCAACACGCTGAAGGCCAAGAAGAACACGGGCATCATCAAACGCTGGAGCGA ccgGCAGCCTGCCAGCACAGAGGCCAGCTGCAGCAGCGTCGCCAGCTCCCATTCCAAGTCCTTCGACCAGCTGCGCTACGGGCCCCTGCTGGGGGGCACGGGCGGCTCGGGGACCGGCGGCGACGGCGGCGACTCCCTCAGCGTCACCTCAGCCGGCTCCAGCAGCTCTGACGTGGAGGAGATCAGCGTCAGCTTCACGTCCGACTCGCCGGACGCCCACGAGAAGAAG ACGTCCACGCCTTCAGTAAAACATTCCAGTTCTACACTGGGGAGGGAAGGTGCCATCCCTAACCTCGCACCCACG ttcTGGGAGTCCACCTTGCTGTCATCCCTGGATACTTCGGGGCTGGGATCCGGCTCCGGCTCGGGCTCCAGCAGCGCCTCTTCGTCCTCGGTGTCGTCCACACCGGTGGCGGCCTCCCGCTCCCACAAGCGCTCTGTATCGGGTGTGTCCAGCTATTCGTCGCTCTCACTGCCCCTCTACAACCAGCAGGCAGACGACTGCTGCATCATCCGCGTCAGTCTGGATGTGGACAATGGCAACATGTACAAGAGCATCCTG GTCACCAGTCAGGATAAGACCCCAGCAGTGATCAGGAAGGCTATGGTCAAACACAACCTGGACCGTGAGCGACCAGAGGACTATGAACTGCTGCAGAAGATCTCAGAGGAGAAAG AGCTGAAGATCCCAGACAACGCCAACGTCTTCTACGCCATGAACTCGACGGCCAACTACGACTTTGTGCTGAAGAAGCGTGGCTTCGCCCGCGGCGGGCGTGCCAAGCACGTGGCCAGCTCCACCCTGCCGCGTATGAAGCAGAAGGGCTTAAAAATCACGAAAGGCATCTTCTAA
- the LOC125746029 gene encoding ral guanine nucleotide dissociation stimulator-like isoform X6, producing MANSTQEIGEEVEDGAIYTITLRKVQMHHTATKGQRWLGVESESALSLYETCKVRTIKAGTLDRLVEYMVSAFRGNDSTYVTIFLCTYRSFATTKQVLDLLLNRYAKLQHLPGAEGPRVTHDERTELKNTISSILGAWLDQYSEDFWKPPEYSCLRHLIAYLHLNFPGSDLERRACNLLAQFHRRQVCTPETEGSGLFSVTHGVSLLPPSGRARAVLEQAACPFAMLEENGFEDERPDFLTFDPVLVAEQFTLMDAELFKKVVPYHCLGSIWSQRDKKGKEHLAPTIRATVAQFNCVTNCVIATCLGDRTLKPAQRAKVVERWIEVARECRILKNFSSLRAILSALQCNPVYRLKRTWDEVSRENFRIFHELSEIFSDENNHSLSRELLIKEGTSKFATLEINPKRAQKRQQQQRDLSVMQGTIPYLGTFLTDLVMMDTAMKDYLDGGLINFEKRRKEFEVIAQIKLLQLACNNYNFTRDVHFREWFTGVEKLTEAESYSQSCEIEPLSESASNTLKAKKNTGIIKRWSDRQPASTEASCSSVASSHSKSFDQLRYGPLLGGTGGSGTGGDGGDSLSVTSAGSSSSDVEEISVSFTSDSPDAHEKKTSTPSVKHSSSTLGREGAIPNLAPTFWESTLLSSLDTSGLGSGSGSGSSSASSSSVSSTPVAASRSHKRSVSGVSSYSSLSLPLYNQQADDCCIIRVSLDVDNGNMYKSILVTSQDKTPAVIRKAMVKHNLDRERPEDYELLQKISEEKELKIPDNANVFYAMNSTANYDFVLKKRGFARGGRAKHVASSTLPRMKQKGLKITKGIF from the exons AACTCAACCCAGGAGATTGGAGAGGAGGTAGAAGATGGTGCCATTTACACCATCACCCTTCGGAAGGTGCAGATGCACCACACAGCCACCAAGGGGCAGCGCTGGCTGGGCGTGGAGTCTGAGTCGGCGCTCAGCCTGTACGAGACGTGCAAGGTGCGCACCATCAAGGCGGGCACACTGGACAGGCTGGTGGAGTACATGGTGTCCGCCTTCCGGGGAAATGACTCCACCTACGTCACCATCTTCCTCTGCACCTACCGCTCCTTCGCCACTACTAAGCAGGTCCTGGACCTGCTGCTGAACAG ATACGCCAAACTGCAGCACCTTCCCGGGGCAGAGGGGCCCAGAGTAACCCACGACGAGCGCACCGAGCTCAAGAA CACCATCTCGTCCATCCTGGGTGCCTGGCTGGACCAGTACTCTGAGGACTTCTGGAAGCCGCCGGAGTACAGCTGCCTGCGGCACCTCATCGCGTACCTGCACCTTAACTTTCCCGGGTCTGACCTGGAGCGGCGCGCCTGCAACCTGCTGGCCCAGTTCCACAGACGGCAGGTCTGCACCCCGGAGACGGAGG GGTCAGGGCTGTTCTCGGTGACTCATGGTGTCTCGCTGCTGCCCCCCTCTGGCCGTGCACGTGCAGTGCTGGAGCAGGCCGCCTGCCCCTTCGCCATGCTGGAGGAGAACGGCTTCGAGGACGAGCGGCCCGACttcctgacctttgacccggtGCTGGTGGCGGAGCAGTTCACACTCATGGATGCG gagctgTTTAAGAAGGTGGTGCCCTACCACTGCCTGGGCAGCATCTGGTCCCAGCGGGACAAAAAGGGCAAGGAGCACCTGGCCCCCACCATCCGGGCCACGGTGGCCCAGTTCAACTGCGTCACCAACTGCGTCATCGCCACCTGCCTCGGCGACCGGACGCTGAAGCCCGCGCAGCGCGCCAAGGTGGTGGAGCGCTGGATCGAGGTGGCCAGG GAGTGCCGCATTCTGAAGAACTTCTCCTCACTGCGAGCCATCCTCTCGGCCCTGCAGTGCAACCCCGTGTACCGGCTGAAGCGGACCTGGGACGAGGTGTCCAG GGAAAACTTCCGCATATTCCACGAGCTGTCTGAGATCTTCTCGGATGAGAACAACCACTCCCTCAGCCGGGAGCTGCTCATCAAG GAAGGGACCTCGAAGTTTGCCACCTTGGAGATCAACCCTAAACGGGCTCAGAAGAGGCAACAGCAGCAGAGGGATttg AGCGTGATGCAGGGCACCATCCCGTACCTGGGGACCTTCCTTACAGACCTAGTCATGATGGACACGGCCATGAAGGACTACCTGGAT GGTGGCCTGATCAACTTCGAGAAGAGAAGAAAG GAGTTTGAGGTCATCGCCCAGATTAAGCTGCTACAGCTGGCCTGTAACAACTACAACTTCACACGGGACGTACACTTCAGGGAGTGGTTCACGGGGGTGGAGAAGCTCACAGAGGCAGAGAG CTACAGCCAGTCCTGCGAGATCGAGCCGCTGTCAGAGTCGGCCAGCAACACGCTGAAGGCCAAGAAGAACACGGGCATCATCAAACGCTGGAGCGA ccgGCAGCCTGCCAGCACAGAGGCCAGCTGCAGCAGCGTCGCCAGCTCCCATTCCAAGTCCTTCGACCAGCTGCGCTACGGGCCCCTGCTGGGGGGCACGGGCGGCTCGGGGACCGGCGGCGACGGCGGCGACTCCCTCAGCGTCACCTCAGCCGGCTCCAGCAGCTCTGACGTGGAGGAGATCAGCGTCAGCTTCACGTCCGACTCGCCGGACGCCCACGAGAAGAAG ACGTCCACGCCTTCAGTAAAACATTCCAGTTCTACACTGGGGAGGGAAGGTGCCATCCCTAACCTCGCACCCACG ttcTGGGAGTCCACCTTGCTGTCATCCCTGGATACTTCGGGGCTGGGATCCGGCTCCGGCTCGGGCTCCAGCAGCGCCTCTTCGTCCTCGGTGTCGTCCACACCGGTGGCGGCCTCCCGCTCCCACAAGCGCTCTGTATCGGGTGTGTCCAGCTATTCGTCGCTCTCACTGCCCCTCTACAACCAGCAGGCAGACGACTGCTGCATCATCCGCGTCAGTCTGGATGTGGACAATGGCAACATGTACAAGAGCATCCTG GTCACCAGTCAGGATAAGACCCCAGCAGTGATCAGGAAGGCTATGGTCAAACACAACCTGGACCGTGAGCGACCAGAGGACTATGAACTGCTGCAGAAGATCTCAGAGGAGAAAG AGCTGAAGATCCCAGACAACGCCAACGTCTTCTACGCCATGAACTCGACGGCCAACTACGACTTTGTGCTGAAGAAGCGTGGCTTCGCCCGCGGCGGGCGTGCCAAGCACGTGGCCAGCTCCACCCTGCCGCGTATGAAGCAGAAGGGCTTAAAAATCACGAAAGGCATCTTCTAA